In Amycolatopsis methanolica 239, a single genomic region encodes these proteins:
- a CDS encoding anti-sigma factor family protein: MTDESRGIEAAGPPWSVDLLADLHAGVLDDDEAARLWPLVQADPEARAIIDALEVTAADLADLSADVPPMPAEFAARLDAAIAEESRRAFPQQQPGVAPVVSLDAARHRRKKRIGWISGVVAVAAAAVAAVAIAIPGGTSPSSGGNVAAPPPGQSAPQPPLNLRSDQAASAVGQMQGTFDYGPLGGADALQTCLTAAGFADTAKPIGVRQGSIDGQPAVLTLLTTGQLAKFRLVAFAPTCGAGNAGVLLDKVIG, encoded by the coding sequence ATGACGGACGAGAGTCGGGGGATCGAGGCCGCCGGCCCGCCCTGGTCTGTCGACCTGCTCGCGGACCTGCACGCCGGCGTCCTGGACGACGACGAAGCCGCCCGCCTGTGGCCACTGGTGCAGGCCGATCCCGAAGCGCGCGCGATCATCGACGCCCTGGAGGTGACCGCTGCCGACCTGGCGGACCTGAGCGCGGACGTCCCGCCGATGCCGGCCGAGTTCGCAGCCCGCCTGGACGCCGCGATCGCCGAGGAGTCCCGCCGCGCGTTCCCCCAGCAGCAGCCCGGCGTGGCGCCGGTGGTGAGCCTGGACGCGGCCCGCCATCGCCGCAAAAAGCGCATCGGCTGGATCAGCGGGGTGGTGGCCGTGGCCGCCGCCGCGGTGGCCGCCGTGGCGATCGCCATCCCGGGCGGCACGTCGCCTTCCTCGGGCGGGAACGTCGCCGCGCCGCCGCCCGGCCAGAGCGCCCCGCAGCCGCCGCTGAACCTGCGCAGCGACCAGGCCGCGAGCGCGGTCGGCCAGATGCAGGGCACGTTCGACTACGGCCCGCTGGGCGGTGCGGACGCGCTGCAGACGTGCCTGACCGCCGCCGGCTTCGCCGACACCGCCAAGCCGATCGGGGTCCGCCAGGGCTCCATCGACGGGCAGCCGGCCGTGCTGACCCTGCTGACCACCGGTCAGCTGGCGAAGTTCCGGCTGGTCGCCTTCGCCCCGACCTGCGGCGCGGGCAACGCCGGAGTGCTCTTGGACAAGGTGATCGGGTAA